A single genomic interval of Flavobacterium sp. N2820 harbors:
- a CDS encoding serine hydrolase domain-containing protein: protein MRKILSIITLLVFQFGFTQTEKYTEVVNYYHSQKNFNGTVLVATNGKIDFLTGTGIANRQHNNTIKADSKFKILSITKTFTAVLILQLYQEGKLDLKATFGTYFPKYKGEAKDKVTIENLLTYSSAIPNLAEKLQLKTYQLPLSIDDYIDTYCSNKLDTIPGKKSAYNNGDYMILHKIIENITGKSFEKNLEEKILKPLQMQNTNMLKSTDIIPGLVDSYTMDEKTNEFKNDEPYYIENFFGSGSMYSTVEDLLKFDTAIFNYKLLSKKTTELMIAPNRSLDNVAFGFWFADGYGIFNTKFVYRPGGILGSNTNWIRTLENDKSIIVFSNTSATNLYEMSEQLYLISKGEKSTISDLKK from the coding sequence ATGAGAAAAATTTTATCAATTATCACATTACTAGTTTTCCAATTCGGATTTACTCAAACAGAAAAATATACCGAAGTTGTAAATTATTATCATTCACAAAAAAACTTTAACGGAACCGTTTTAGTAGCTACAAATGGCAAAATCGACTTCTTAACTGGAACAGGAATTGCTAATAGACAACATAATAATACAATTAAAGCCGATTCTAAATTCAAAATTTTATCGATAACAAAAACGTTTACTGCTGTTTTAATTTTGCAACTTTATCAAGAAGGAAAACTTGATTTAAAAGCGACTTTTGGAACGTATTTTCCAAAGTACAAAGGCGAAGCAAAAGACAAAGTTACCATTGAAAATTTACTTACCTACAGTTCTGCAATTCCAAATCTTGCCGAAAAACTCCAATTGAAAACCTACCAATTACCCTTGTCAATTGATGATTATATTGACACTTACTGTAGTAATAAATTGGACACAATTCCAGGGAAAAAGAGCGCATATAATAATGGAGATTATATGATTTTGCATAAAATTATCGAAAACATCACTGGAAAATCATTTGAAAAAAATTTGGAAGAAAAAATCCTAAAACCGCTTCAAATGCAAAATACCAATATGTTAAAATCAACAGATATTATTCCGGGTTTAGTGGATTCTTACACTATGGATGAAAAAACAAATGAATTTAAAAATGACGAACCTTATTATATAGAAAACTTTTTTGGCTCAGGTTCCATGTATTCGACTGTGGAAGATTTATTGAAATTTGATACTGCCATTTTCAACTATAAATTACTTTCTAAAAAAACTACCGAACTTATGATTGCGCCAAATAGATCACTTGATAATGTGGCGTTTGGATTTTGGTTTGCCGATGGTTATGGTATTTTCAATACTAAATTTGTGTATCGTCCAGGAGGTATTCTGGGTTCCAACACCAATTGGATTCGTACGCTCGAGAACGACAAAAGTATCATCGTTTTTAGCAATACCAGCGCAACAAATCTTTATGAAATGTCGGAACAATTGTATTTAATAAGTAAAGGCGAAAAATCTACTATTTCTGATTTGAAAAAATAA
- the dusB gene encoding tRNA dihydrouridine synthase DusB, producing the protein MPKIGNIILPDFPLLLAPMEDVSDPPFRRLCKLHGADLMYSEFISSEGLIRDAVKSKQKLDIFDYERPVGIQIFGGDEEAMEMSSRIVDAVQPDLVDINFGCPVKKVVCKGAGAGVLKDVDLMVRLTKAVIKGTNLPVTVKTRLGWDESSINIDEVAERLQDIGVQALTVHARTRAQMYKGHSDWSHIQRIKENPRITMPIFGNGDIDSPEKALEYKNKYGLDGMMIGRAAIGYPWIFNEIKHYFATGEKLAPPSMNDRIEAAKNHLIWSIEWKGERLGINEMRRHYTNYFKGIHGFKEYKQKLVTTDGINQLLDVFTEIEQVYADYVFEG; encoded by the coding sequence ATGCCAAAAATTGGTAACATCATACTACCCGATTTTCCTTTATTATTAGCCCCAATGGAAGACGTAAGCGACCCACCATTTCGTCGTTTATGCAAATTACATGGCGCTGATTTAATGTATTCTGAATTTATTTCTTCTGAAGGATTGATTCGCGATGCCGTAAAAAGCAAACAAAAGCTAGATATTTTTGATTACGAAAGACCGGTTGGAATTCAAATATTTGGCGGTGATGAAGAAGCTATGGAGATGTCTTCGCGAATTGTTGATGCCGTTCAACCTGATTTGGTAGACATCAATTTTGGTTGTCCAGTTAAAAAAGTGGTTTGTAAAGGTGCTGGTGCTGGTGTTTTAAAAGATGTAGATTTGATGGTGCGATTAACCAAAGCTGTTATCAAAGGAACTAATCTTCCTGTTACAGTTAAAACACGTTTGGGTTGGGATGAAAGCTCCATAAATATTGATGAAGTTGCAGAACGTTTACAAGATATTGGTGTGCAAGCTTTAACGGTTCATGCCAGAACGCGTGCCCAGATGTATAAAGGTCATTCGGATTGGAGTCATATTCAAAGAATTAAAGAAAACCCTAGAATTACGATGCCAATTTTTGGAAATGGCGATATTGACTCTCCTGAAAAAGCATTGGAATACAAAAATAAATACGGTTTAGATGGCATGATGATTGGTCGTGCTGCTATTGGTTATCCGTGGATTTTCAACGAAATTAAACATTATTTCGCTACAGGAGAAAAATTAGCTCCACCAAGCATGAATGATCGAATTGAAGCTGCAAAAAATCACTTAATTTGGAGTATCGAATGGAAAGGTGAACGATTAGGCATCAACGAAATGCGTCGTCATTACACGAATTATTTCAAAGGCATTCACGGTTTTAAAGAATACAAACAAAAATTGGTTACCACAGATGGTATCAATCAATTATTGGATGTATTTACTGAAATAGAACAAGTGTATGCGGATTATGTTTTTGAGGGATAA
- a CDS encoding MATE family efflux transporter, with translation MTEKKSKNIFSRIFSTIKMALNGESNYDFTSGKIKTAVILLAIPMVLEMMMESVFALVDLYFVGHLENSSFAVQTVGLTESVLTIIYSLAIGISMAATAVVARRIGEKDPVAAAKAGMQAIVVAVSINTVISIFGVVFATDLLMWMGSSTESAIYGTPFVQIMMGGSISIMLLFLINGIFRGAGNAAIAMKSLMLANVCNIILDPILINGWGPIPAYGLTGAAIATTIGRSIGVVYQVYHLFNGKGVIKMIIAYLTPDFEQIKALLKIAAPGVLQFVIASCSWIFLAKLVATTGGDQGSAGYQTALRIMMFFILPAWGLSGAAATLVGQNLGAKQVDRAEKSVFITAKYNVIFMAVITIITLTGAQYIVSLFTNDEVVLKIAVEALQIVSIGYVFYGIGMVLINVFNGSGDTWTPTKINFFGFWLFQIPLAYFLAKYMKMGPTGVFMAIPIAEACITIAGYILYKKGKWKRIEV, from the coding sequence ATGACCGAAAAAAAATCAAAAAATATATTTTCTCGCATTTTTTCTACCATTAAAATGGCATTAAATGGTGAGTCAAACTATGATTTTACATCTGGAAAAATAAAAACAGCAGTCATTTTACTAGCCATTCCAATGGTTTTGGAAATGATGATGGAATCGGTTTTTGCATTAGTGGATTTGTATTTTGTTGGGCATTTAGAAAACAGCAGTTTTGCTGTACAAACTGTTGGATTAACCGAATCTGTTCTCACAATCATTTACTCGTTAGCTATTGGAATTAGTATGGCAGCCACAGCTGTTGTTGCTAGAAGAATTGGTGAAAAAGATCCTGTTGCAGCAGCTAAAGCAGGAATGCAAGCGATTGTTGTAGCTGTTTCTATCAATACAGTTATTAGTATTTTCGGGGTAGTTTTTGCAACGGATTTGCTCATGTGGATGGGTTCTTCAACAGAATCTGCTATTTACGGAACGCCCTTTGTTCAAATTATGATGGGAGGAAGTATTTCAATTATGCTTTTATTTTTGATTAATGGAATTTTTAGAGGTGCTGGAAATGCTGCTATAGCCATGAAAAGTTTAATGTTAGCAAATGTTTGTAACATTATTTTAGATCCAATTTTAATTAATGGATGGGGACCAATTCCTGCTTATGGACTAACGGGAGCTGCAATAGCTACTACTATTGGAAGAAGTATTGGGGTTGTTTATCAAGTCTATCATCTCTTTAACGGAAAGGGTGTTATTAAAATGATTATAGCTTATCTTACTCCTGATTTTGAACAAATTAAAGCATTGTTAAAAATTGCGGCTCCAGGTGTTTTACAGTTTGTGATTGCATCGTGCAGTTGGATATTTTTAGCTAAATTGGTGGCAACAACAGGCGGAGATCAAGGTTCTGCGGGGTATCAAACGGCATTGCGAATTATGATGTTTTTCATACTTCCTGCTTGGGGATTAAGTGGTGCAGCCGCAACTTTAGTGGGTCAAAATTTAGGAGCAAAACAAGTGGATCGTGCTGAAAAATCGGTTTTTATAACTGCGAAGTACAATGTGATTTTTATGGCAGTCATTACAATTATCACTTTAACGGGTGCTCAATATATTGTCTCGTTGTTTACAAACGATGAGGTAGTTTTAAAAATTGCTGTTGAAGCACTTCAAATAGTGAGTATTGGTTATGTTTTTTACGGAATTGGCATGGTGCTCATTAATGTTTTTAACGGTTCAGGAGATACTTGGACACCCACAAAAATTAATTTTTTCGGATTTTGGTTGTTTCAAATTCCTTTAGCATATTTTTTAGCAAAGTATATGAAAATGGGGCCAACAGGCGTTTTTATGGCTATTCCAATTGCAGAAGCCTGCATAACAATTGCAGGTTACATTTTGTATAAAAAAGGAAAATGGAAAAGGATTGAGGTATAA